The proteins below come from a single Vibrio natriegens NBRC 15636 = ATCC 14048 = DSM 759 genomic window:
- a CDS encoding DUF1145 domain-containing protein produces the protein MKALIILAKAAIAFVWLVLIINIVAPFPGNAAIALYIMTAFLFIMHGLQMAIFIGAFGDKIKMSSWEKYSILIFGIFALLDIRRKHMM, from the coding sequence ATGAAAGCACTAATCATCTTAGCCAAAGCGGCCATCGCCTTTGTTTGGTTGGTATTGATCATTAACATTGTTGCGCCGTTTCCAGGTAATGCAGCCATCGCGCTCTATATTATGACTGCGTTCCTGTTCATTATGCATGGCCTGCAAATGGCGATTTTCATCGGCGCATTTGGCGATAAGATAAAAATGAGCAGTTGGGAGAAATACTCCATCCTAATTTTTGGCATCTTTGCTCTGCTCGACATTCGTCGTAAGCACATGATGTAA